A region of Pseudomonas putida DNA encodes the following proteins:
- a CDS encoding acylase: protein MFSISRPMTRASLAAALVAFSIAAQAQPASADASAQIRRTSFGVPHIVAKDERGLGYGIGYAYAQDNVCLLANEVLTVNGERSRYFGAKGKTIEQRDNLASDLFFTWLNTPAAVGAFLQAQPAPVRDLLEGYAGGFNRALAERRSQGLPAECAKGDWVRPITSQDLVKLTRRLLAEGGVGQFVEALAGAQPPALSSQHGAPDFASALARQARFASERGSNAVAVGSQRSANGRGLLLANPHFPWMGGMRFYQMQLTIPGQLDVMGAALPGLPVVNIGFNRHLAWTHTVDTSNHFTLYRLELDPKDPTRYLLDGKSLPLSRQTVSVTVKAEDGSLSQVERQVYSSKFGPVVQWPGRLDWDARAAYSLRDANLENTRVLQQWYRINHADSLDALKGSVEQLQGIPWVNTLAVDEGGRALYLNQSVVPYVDQQLLSACGNPKASGRLVVLDGSRSACQWKVDAQAAQPGIFPARLLPSLERKDFVQNSNDPAWMANPAQPLTGYSPLVSRNDQPLGMRGRFALHRLQGTAKLGIDDLQHMVTDDEVYLASLLLPDLLAWCKGAAADLQPVCASLVAWNGKADLDSGIGLVHFQNMFEALAAHPESWRVAFDPADPQHTPRGLAVEQAAVRKLLREAALASLQQVSESGVGRDSQWGQVQQAIDGTPVPGGPQGLGVYNAIHSVPHGPGKRLVLSGTSYLQLVSFTDQGPQARGLLAFSQSSEAGSAHAHDQTKAFSAKQLAVIPFTEAQIKADPEYREYVISERDKGAVAQH, encoded by the coding sequence TGGGGTGCCGCACATCGTGGCCAAGGATGAGCGCGGCCTGGGGTACGGCATCGGTTATGCCTACGCACAGGACAACGTGTGCCTGTTGGCCAACGAAGTGCTGACGGTGAACGGCGAGCGGTCGCGCTACTTCGGTGCCAAGGGTAAAACCATCGAGCAACGGGACAACCTTGCCAGCGACCTGTTTTTCACCTGGCTCAACACACCGGCTGCCGTGGGTGCGTTTCTCCAGGCTCAACCGGCGCCAGTGCGTGATCTGCTGGAGGGCTATGCGGGTGGTTTCAACCGTGCCCTGGCCGAGCGCCGTAGCCAAGGTTTGCCTGCAGAGTGCGCAAAGGGGGACTGGGTGCGGCCGATCACTAGCCAGGACCTGGTCAAGCTGACCCGTCGTCTGCTGGCTGAAGGGGGTGTCGGTCAGTTCGTCGAGGCGCTGGCAGGGGCGCAGCCGCCCGCGCTGTCCAGTCAGCACGGGGCACCGGATTTTGCCTCGGCACTGGCCCGCCAGGCGCGCTTTGCATCGGAGCGAGGCAGCAACGCGGTGGCAGTCGGGTCGCAGCGCTCGGCCAACGGCCGTGGCCTGTTGCTGGCCAACCCGCACTTCCCCTGGATGGGCGGCATGCGCTTTTATCAAATGCAGCTGACCATACCGGGCCAATTGGATGTGATGGGGGCTGCATTACCGGGCCTGCCCGTGGTGAACATCGGCTTCAACCGGCATCTGGCCTGGACGCACACGGTTGATACGTCAAACCATTTCACGCTCTATCGCCTTGAGCTTGATCCAAAAGACCCGACCCGCTACTTGCTCGACGGCAAGTCGCTGCCGTTGTCGCGGCAGACTGTCAGCGTCACGGTCAAGGCAGAAGATGGCTCCTTGAGCCAGGTTGAACGCCAGGTCTACAGCTCGAAGTTCGGGCCAGTGGTGCAGTGGCCAGGGCGCCTGGACTGGGACGCACGGGCAGCTTACAGCTTGCGCGACGCCAACCTGGAGAACACGCGGGTGCTGCAGCAGTGGTATCGCATCAACCATGCCGACAGCCTGGACGCGCTGAAGGGCTCGGTGGAGCAGTTGCAAGGCATTCCCTGGGTCAACACGCTTGCTGTGGATGAAGGCGGCCGAGCGCTGTACCTCAATCAGTCGGTGGTCCCGTACGTCGATCAGCAACTGCTCAGTGCATGCGGCAACCCCAAGGCATCGGGGCGCCTGGTGGTATTGGATGGCTCGCGCAGCGCCTGCCAGTGGAAGGTCGATGCGCAAGCTGCGCAGCCCGGCATCTTCCCGGCGCGATTACTGCCGAGCCTGGAACGCAAGGACTTTGTACAGAATTCCAACGACCCCGCCTGGATGGCCAACCCCGCGCAGCCTTTGACCGGCTATTCGCCGCTGGTCAGCCGCAATGACCAGCCGCTGGGCATGCGTGGTCGTTTTGCCCTGCACCGCCTGCAAGGCACAGCCAAGCTGGGTATCGACGATCTGCAGCACATGGTCACGGATGATGAAGTCTACCTCGCCAGCCTGCTGTTGCCGGACCTGTTAGCGTGGTGCAAGGGGGCCGCAGCAGACCTGCAGCCCGTGTGTGCCAGCCTGGTCGCCTGGAACGGCAAAGCTGACCTAGACAGCGGCATCGGCCTGGTGCATTTCCAGAACATGTTCGAGGCCCTGGCGGCTCATCCTGAGAGCTGGCGGGTGGCATTCGACCCGGCTGACCCGCAGCATACGCCGCGCGGCCTGGCAGTTGAGCAGGCTGCGGTGCGCAAGCTGCTGCGCGAGGCGGCCTTGGCGTCGTTGCAGCAGGTGAGTGAAAGCGGGGTAGGGCGCGACAGCCAATGGGGGCAGGTGCAGCAAGCTATCGATGGCACGCCGGTGCCGGGTGGCCCGCAGGGGCTTGGGGTCTACAACGCGATTCACAGCGTGCCGCATGGGCCGGGCAAGCGCCTGGTGCTCAGTGGCACCAGCTACCTGCAACTGGTCAGCTTCACCGATCAGGGGCCTCAGGCCCGGGGGCTGCTGGCGTTTTCCCAGTCGAGCGAGGCGGGTTCGGCCCATGCCCATGACCAGACCAAGGCATTCTCGGCCAAGCAACTGGCAGTGATTCCGTTTACCGAGGCGCAGATAAAGGCGGACCCCGAGTATCGGGAGTATGTGATCAGTGAGCGGGACAAAGGGGCAGTGGCTCAGCATTAA
- the lpxH gene encoding UDP-2,3-diacylglucosamine diphosphatase, whose protein sequence is MILLISDLHLQEERPDITRAFLDLLDGRARHAKALYILGDFFEAWIGDDAMTPFQQSICQAMRQLSDSGTAIYLMHGNRDFLIGQDFCEAAGCTLLADPSVIELGGEQVLLMHGDTLCTRDLAYMKLRRYLRNPLSLWILRHLPLSSRHKLARKLRSESRTQTRMKATEIVDVTPEEVPKVMAAHGVRTLVHGHTHRPAIHKLVVDGQPARRIVLGDWDRRGWTLQVDEQGFQLAPFEFS, encoded by the coding sequence GTGATATTGCTGATCTCTGATCTGCACCTGCAAGAAGAACGCCCGGATATCACCCGGGCGTTTCTTGATCTGCTCGATGGCCGTGCGCGGCATGCCAAGGCGCTGTACATCCTTGGCGATTTCTTCGAGGCGTGGATCGGCGACGATGCCATGACGCCGTTCCAGCAATCGATTTGCCAGGCCATGCGCCAGTTGAGCGACAGCGGTACGGCGATCTACCTGATGCACGGCAACCGTGATTTCCTGATCGGTCAGGACTTCTGCGAGGCCGCCGGCTGTACCTTGCTGGCCGACCCGAGCGTGATCGAACTGGGCGGTGAGCAGGTACTGCTGATGCACGGTGACACACTGTGCACGCGGGACCTGGCCTACATGAAGCTGCGTCGTTACCTGCGCAACCCATTGAGCCTGTGGATTTTGCGGCACCTGCCGCTGTCCTCCAGGCACAAACTGGCGCGCAAGCTGCGCAGCGAAAGCCGCACGCAAACGCGCATGAAGGCCACGGAGATCGTCGACGTCACACCGGAAGAAGTGCCAAAGGTGATGGCGGCGCACGGGGTCAGGACGTTGGTCCATGGCCACACCCACCGGCCGGCGATTCACAAGCTGGTGGTAGACGGCCAACCGGCACGACGCATCGTGCTGGGGGACTGGGACCGTCGGGGCTGGACCTTGCAGGTTGACGAACAGGGCTTTCAGCTGGCGCCGTTCGAGTTTTCCTGA
- a CDS encoding peptidylprolyl isomerase → MSKVKLSTNHGDIVLQLDAEKAPLTVANFLAYVEAGHYSNTVFHRVIKGFMIQGGGFEPGMNEKRDKRASIQNEADNGLKNDKYTIAMARTMEPHSASAQFFINASDNDFLNHSGKNVQGWGYAVFGKVTEGQDVVDKIEAVATGSKSGHQDVPKDDVIIEKAEIVG, encoded by the coding sequence ATGTCCAAAGTCAAACTGAGCACCAACCACGGCGACATCGTCCTGCAACTGGACGCCGAAAAAGCCCCTCTGACCGTTGCCAACTTCCTGGCCTACGTTGAAGCCGGCCACTACTCGAACACCGTGTTCCACCGTGTGATCAAAGGCTTCATGATCCAGGGCGGCGGTTTCGAGCCAGGCATGAACGAAAAGCGTGACAAGCGTGCCAGCATCCAGAACGAAGCCGACAACGGCCTGAAAAACGACAAGTACACCATCGCCATGGCCCGCACCATGGAGCCGCACTCCGCCTCGGCGCAGTTCTTCATCAACGCCTCCGACAACGACTTCCTCAACCACAGCGGCAAGAACGTGCAGGGCTGGGGCTATGCCGTATTCGGTAAAGTGACCGAAGGCCAGGACGTCGTCGACAAGATCGAAGCCGTTGCCACCGGCTCCAAATCCGGCCACCAGGACGTGCCGAAAGATGACGTGATCATCGAGAAAGCCGAGATCGTTGGGTGA
- a CDS encoding glutamine--tRNA ligase/YqeY domain fusion protein has protein sequence MSKPTADNAPNAAAKGAPAVPANFLRPIIQADLDSGKHSSIVTRFPPEPNGYLHIGHAKSICVNFGLAKEFGGVCHLRFDDTNPAKEDQEYIDAIQSDVKWLGFDWAGDVRYASNYFDQLHDWAVELIKRGKAYVCDLTPDQAKEYRGNLKEPGKNSPFRERSVEENLDLFARMKAGEFKDGERVLRAKIDMASPNMNLRDPILYRIRHAHHHQTGDKWCIYPNYDFTHGQSDAIEGITHSICTLEFEGHRPLYDWFLDNLPVPAHPRQYEFSRLNLNYTITSKRKLKQLVDEKHVDAWDDPRMSTLSGFRRRGYTPASIRNFCEMIGTNRSDGVVDMSMLEFSIRDDLDRTAPRAMCVLRPLKVVITNYPEGQVEQLELPRHPKEDMGVRVLPFARELYIDRDDFMEEPPKGYKRLEPAGEVRLRGSYVIRADEAIKDADGNIVELRCSYDPDTLGKNPEGRKVKGVIHWVPAAGSVECEVRLYDRLFRSANPEKTEDGGTFLDNINPDSLQVLTGCRAEPSLGQAQPEDRFQFEREGYFCADLKDSQPGRPVFNRTVTLRDSWGS, from the coding sequence ATGAGCAAGCCCACTGCCGACAACGCGCCCAACGCCGCTGCCAAAGGCGCCCCCGCTGTCCCTGCGAACTTCCTGCGGCCGATCATCCAGGCCGACCTGGACTCGGGCAAGCACAGCAGCATCGTCACCCGTTTCCCGCCGGAGCCCAACGGTTACCTGCACATTGGTCACGCCAAGTCGATCTGCGTGAACTTTGGCCTGGCCAAGGAATTCGGTGGCGTCTGCCACCTGCGTTTCGACGATACCAACCCGGCCAAGGAAGACCAGGAGTACATCGACGCCATCCAGAGCGACGTCAAGTGGCTGGGCTTCGACTGGGCCGGCGACGTGCGCTACGCCTCCAATTACTTCGACCAGTTGCACGACTGGGCCGTCGAGCTGATCAAGCGTGGCAAGGCCTATGTCTGCGACCTGACCCCTGATCAAGCCAAGGAATACCGCGGCAACCTCAAGGAGCCGGGCAAGAACAGCCCGTTCCGCGAGCGCAGCGTCGAAGAAAACCTCGACCTGTTCGCCCGCATGAAGGCCGGCGAGTTCAAGGACGGTGAACGCGTACTGCGAGCCAAGATCGACATGGCGTCGCCGAACATGAACCTGCGCGACCCTATTCTTTACCGCATCCGCCATGCCCACCACCACCAGACCGGTGATAAGTGGTGCATCTACCCCAACTACGACTTTACCCACGGCCAGTCGGACGCCATCGAGGGCATCACCCACTCGATCTGCACCCTGGAGTTCGAAGGGCACCGTCCGCTGTACGACTGGTTCCTCGACAACCTGCCGGTACCGGCGCACCCGCGTCAGTACGAGTTCAGCCGCCTGAACCTGAACTACACCATCACCTCCAAGCGCAAGCTCAAGCAATTGGTCGACGAAAAGCACGTCGATGCCTGGGACGACCCGCGCATGTCGACCCTGTCGGGCTTCCGCCGTCGCGGTTATACGCCAGCGTCGATTCGCAACTTCTGCGAAATGATCGGCACCAACCGTTCTGACGGCGTGGTCGATATGTCGATGCTTGAATTCAGCATCCGTGACGACCTCGACCGCACTGCACCACGCGCCATGTGCGTGCTGCGCCCACTGAAAGTGGTCATCACCAACTACCCGGAAGGCCAGGTCGAGCAGCTCGAGCTGCCGCGTCACCCTAAAGAAGACATGGGTGTGCGTGTGCTGCCGTTCGCGCGTGAACTGTACATCGACCGCGACGACTTCATGGAAGAGCCGCCAAAGGGCTACAAGCGCCTGGAGCCGGCCGGTGAAGTGCGCCTGCGTGGCAGCTATGTCATCCGCGCTGATGAAGCCATCAAGGATGCCGACGGCAACATCGTCGAGCTGCGTTGCTCGTACGACCCGGACACCCTGGGCAAGAACCCGGAAGGCCGCAAGGTCAAGGGTGTGATCCACTGGGTGCCGGCCGCAGGCAGCGTCGAGTGCGAAGTGCGCCTGTACGACCGCCTGTTCCGATCGGCGAACCCGGAAAAGACCGAAGACGGCGGCACCTTCCTGGACAACATCAACCCGGATTCGCTGCAAGTGCTGACCGGCTGCCGTGCCGAGCCGTCGCTGGGTCAGGCCCAGCCTGAAGACCGCTTCCAGTTCGAGCGCGAAGGTTACTTCTGCGCCGACCTCAAGGACAGCCAGCCGGGTCGCCCGGTGTTCAACCGCACCGTCACCCTGCGTGACTCCTGGGGCAGTTAA
- the cysS gene encoding cysteine--tRNA ligase, protein MLNIYNTLSKTKEAFKPLDGNKVRMYVCGMTVYDYCHLGHGRSMVAFDLVTRWLRKSGYELTYVRNITDIDDKIINRANENGETFDALTARMIDAMHEDERRLNILPPDQEPRATDHIAGMHAMIQTLIDKGYAYAPGNGDVYYRVGKFVGYGKLSRKKIEDLRIGARIEVDEAKQDPLDFVLWKGVKPGEPSWESPWGPGRPGWHIECSVMSTCCLGESFDIHGGGSDLEFPHHENEIAQSEAATGKQYANAWMHCGMIRINGEKMSKSLNNFFTIRDVLEKYHPEVVRYLLVASHYRSAINYSEDSLRDAKGALERFYHALRGLPRVAAKGGEAFVERFSVAMNDDFGTPEACAVLFDLVREINRLRDSDLEAAAGLAARLRELGDVLGVLQLEADDFLRAGAEGKVDAAEVEALIQARLQARADKNWAESDRIRDQLTALGVVLEDSKGATTWRLAD, encoded by the coding sequence GTGCTTAACATCTACAACACCCTGAGCAAAACCAAGGAAGCCTTCAAGCCGCTCGATGGCAACAAGGTGCGCATGTACGTCTGCGGCATGACCGTGTACGACTACTGCCACCTTGGCCATGGTCGCAGCATGGTGGCCTTCGACCTGGTCACCCGTTGGCTGCGCAAGAGCGGCTATGAGCTGACCTACGTGCGCAACATCACCGACATCGACGACAAGATCATCAACCGGGCCAACGAGAACGGCGAGACCTTCGACGCGCTGACCGCCCGCATGATCGACGCGATGCACGAGGATGAGCGCCGCCTCAACATCCTGCCGCCGGACCAGGAGCCGCGTGCCACCGACCACATCGCCGGCATGCACGCGATGATCCAGACGCTGATCGACAAGGGCTACGCCTACGCGCCAGGTAACGGCGACGTGTACTACCGGGTAGGCAAGTTCGTCGGTTACGGCAAGCTGTCGCGCAAGAAGATCGAAGACCTGCGCATCGGTGCCCGCATCGAGGTCGACGAGGCCAAACAGGACCCGCTGGACTTCGTGCTGTGGAAAGGCGTCAAGCCGGGCGAGCCGAGCTGGGAATCACCCTGGGGCCCCGGTCGTCCGGGCTGGCACATCGAGTGCTCGGTGATGTCCACCTGCTGCCTGGGTGAAAGCTTCGACATCCACGGTGGCGGTAGCGACCTGGAGTTCCCGCACCACGAGAACGAGATCGCCCAGAGCGAGGCCGCTACCGGCAAGCAGTACGCCAATGCCTGGATGCACTGCGGCATGATCCGTATCAACGGCGAGAAGATGTCCAAGTCGTTGAACAACTTCTTCACCATCCGCGATGTGCTGGAGAAGTACCACCCGGAGGTGGTGCGTTACCTGCTGGTGGCCAGCCACTACCGTAGCGCCATCAACTACTCCGAAGACAGCCTGCGCGATGCCAAGGGCGCTCTGGAGCGCTTCTACCACGCACTGCGCGGCCTGCCACGGGTGGCGGCCAAGGGTGGCGAAGCGTTTGTCGAGCGTTTCAGCGTGGCGATGAACGACGACTTCGGCACCCCGGAAGCCTGCGCCGTGCTGTTCGACCTGGTGCGCGAGATCAACCGCCTGCGCGACAGCGACCTGGAGGCTGCTGCTGGCCTGGCTGCGCGCCTGCGTGAGCTGGGGGATGTGCTGGGTGTGCTGCAACTGGAGGCCGATGACTTCCTGCGTGCGGGGGCGGAGGGCAAGGTCGATGCTGCTGAAGTCGAAGCCTTGAT